In one Hemitrygon akajei chromosome 3, sHemAka1.3, whole genome shotgun sequence genomic region, the following are encoded:
- the LOC140725409 gene encoding HEPACAM family member 2-like isoform X2, which yields MELPETLNINIFKLVSVFHLILVCRGALYARPGTVNNAAAGQTVMFPIEHQSNEDQYDVTFRLTFPQLLSILIWTSNNPDNLHIVHPQYKHRTTIKNGSVVLYDIQVSDSGEYQIRTDYYGVELKNHDQSTFTIQVFEPVSQPVAKTFSHGQNAPNITLNCSVSNAKAVMIYWEKISFSGVIIATYTNTSLVIDCATEDEQHGYRCIAKNPISNASSSEISINSCNTRNLNDKRNYLMILIPLMMMMAISLLAFVKCFSNRCPNDKS from the exons ATGGAACTTCCAGAGACATTAAACATCAACATCTTCAAACTTGTTTCAG tcttccatctAATTTTGGTGTGCAGAGGGGCATTGTATGCCAGACCTGGTACTGTCAATAACGCTGCTGCAGGACAAACCGTGATGTTCCCCATAGAGCACCAAAGCAACGAAGATCAGTATGATGTTACCTTTAGATTAACATTTCCACAGCTCCTTAGCATTCTCATATGGACATCCAATAATCCAGACAATCTGCATATTGTGCATCCACAATATAAACACAGAACTACAATCAAAAATGGATCGGTGGTGTTATATGATATACAAGTTAGTGACAGTGGAGAGTATCAAATACGAACCGACTACTATGGGGTAGAACTGAAAAACCATGATCAAAGTACTTTCACGATTCAAGTCTTTG AACCAGTTTCTCAGCCTGTAGCAAAGACTTTCAGTCATGGTCAGAATGCACCAAATATCACTTTGAATTGCTCCGTCTCCAATGCAAAGGCAGTCATGATTTACTGGGAGAAAATATCCTTTTCTGGAGTTATCATCGCGACGTATACAAACACAAGTCTTGTGATAGACTGTGCTACTGAAGATGAACAACATGGGTACAGGTGCATTGCAAAAAATCCCATCAGTAATGCATCCAGCAGTGAGATATCTATCAACTCGTGTAACACCAGAAATCTGAACG ATAAAAGGAATTATCTTATGATCCTGATTcctttgatgatgatgatggcaaTTTCATTGTTGGCTTTTGTAAAATGCTTCTCTAATCG ATGTCCGAATGACAAATCGTAA
- the LOC140725409 gene encoding HEPACAM family member 2-like isoform X1 produces MELPETLNINIFKLVSVFHLILVCRGALYARPGTVNNAAAGQTVMFPIEHQSNEDQYDVTFRLTFPQLLSILIWTSNNPDNLHIVHPQYKHRTTIKNGSVVLYDIQVSDSGEYQIRTDYYGVELKNHDQSTFTIQVFEPVSQPVAKTFSHGQNAPNITLNCSVSNAKAVMIYWEKISFSGVIIATYTNTSLVIDCATEDEQHGYRCIAKNPISNASSSEISINSCNTRNLNDKRNYLMILIPLMMMMAISLLAFVKCFSNRNSTNSSTNADVGSLLEDML; encoded by the exons ATGGAACTTCCAGAGACATTAAACATCAACATCTTCAAACTTGTTTCAG tcttccatctAATTTTGGTGTGCAGAGGGGCATTGTATGCCAGACCTGGTACTGTCAATAACGCTGCTGCAGGACAAACCGTGATGTTCCCCATAGAGCACCAAAGCAACGAAGATCAGTATGATGTTACCTTTAGATTAACATTTCCACAGCTCCTTAGCATTCTCATATGGACATCCAATAATCCAGACAATCTGCATATTGTGCATCCACAATATAAACACAGAACTACAATCAAAAATGGATCGGTGGTGTTATATGATATACAAGTTAGTGACAGTGGAGAGTATCAAATACGAACCGACTACTATGGGGTAGAACTGAAAAACCATGATCAAAGTACTTTCACGATTCAAGTCTTTG AACCAGTTTCTCAGCCTGTAGCAAAGACTTTCAGTCATGGTCAGAATGCACCAAATATCACTTTGAATTGCTCCGTCTCCAATGCAAAGGCAGTCATGATTTACTGGGAGAAAATATCCTTTTCTGGAGTTATCATCGCGACGTATACAAACACAAGTCTTGTGATAGACTGTGCTACTGAAGATGAACAACATGGGTACAGGTGCATTGCAAAAAATCCCATCAGTAATGCATCCAGCAGTGAGATATCTATCAACTCGTGTAACACCAGAAATCTGAACG ATAAAAGGAATTATCTTATGATCCTGATTcctttgatgatgatgatggcaaTTTCATTGTTGGCTTTTGTAAAATGCTTCTCTAATCG AAATTCCACTAATAGCAGCACGAATGCAGACGTAGGTTCTTTATTGGAGGACATGTTATAA
- the LOC140725409 gene encoding HEPACAM family member 2-like isoform X3 has product MELPETLNINIFKLVSVFHLILVCRGALYARPGTVNNAAAGQTVMFPIEHQSNEDQYDVTFRLTFPQLLSILIWTSNNPDNLHIVHPQYKHRTTIKNGSVVLYDIQVSDSGEYQIRTDYYGVELKNHDQSTFTIQVFEPVSQPVAKTFSHGQNAPNITLNCSVSNAKAVMIYWEKISFSGVIIATYTNTSLVIDCATEDEQHGYRCIAKNPISNASSSEISINSCNTRNLNDKRNYLMILIPLMMMMAISLLAFVKCFSNRKVEMK; this is encoded by the exons ATGGAACTTCCAGAGACATTAAACATCAACATCTTCAAACTTGTTTCAG tcttccatctAATTTTGGTGTGCAGAGGGGCATTGTATGCCAGACCTGGTACTGTCAATAACGCTGCTGCAGGACAAACCGTGATGTTCCCCATAGAGCACCAAAGCAACGAAGATCAGTATGATGTTACCTTTAGATTAACATTTCCACAGCTCCTTAGCATTCTCATATGGACATCCAATAATCCAGACAATCTGCATATTGTGCATCCACAATATAAACACAGAACTACAATCAAAAATGGATCGGTGGTGTTATATGATATACAAGTTAGTGACAGTGGAGAGTATCAAATACGAACCGACTACTATGGGGTAGAACTGAAAAACCATGATCAAAGTACTTTCACGATTCAAGTCTTTG AACCAGTTTCTCAGCCTGTAGCAAAGACTTTCAGTCATGGTCAGAATGCACCAAATATCACTTTGAATTGCTCCGTCTCCAATGCAAAGGCAGTCATGATTTACTGGGAGAAAATATCCTTTTCTGGAGTTATCATCGCGACGTATACAAACACAAGTCTTGTGATAGACTGTGCTACTGAAGATGAACAACATGGGTACAGGTGCATTGCAAAAAATCCCATCAGTAATGCATCCAGCAGTGAGATATCTATCAACTCGTGTAACACCAGAAATCTGAACG ATAAAAGGAATTATCTTATGATCCTGATTcctttgatgatgatgatggcaaTTTCATTGTTGGCTTTTGTAAAATGCTTCTCTAATCG